A section of the Cyanobacteriota bacterium genome encodes:
- a CDS encoding AbrB family transcriptional regulator: MSRKKVEPLTGEALLKKVKELEHLSKEEKAKECGYYTITQNGTPRVNVMKFSNALLDAVGIELDGKPNGDGRGGRNATYRIKVQANGNLLIGAAYTRRMELQPGDEFEISLGRKHIYLKQVDPEDDE; this comes from the coding sequence ATGAGTAGAAAGAAAGTTGAGCCACTCACGGGCGAGGCGTTGCTAAAGAAAGTAAAAGAGCTGGAACACCTTAGCAAAGAAGAAAAAGCCAAGGAATGTGGTTACTACACCATTACTCAAAACGGCACGCCACGGGTCAATGTGATGAAATTTTCCAATGCGTTGCTAGATGCTGTTGGTATTGAACTCGATGGCAAACCGAATGGTGATGGACGGGGCGGACGAAATGCCACTTATCGCATCAAGGTGCAAGCAAATGGCAACCTGCTAATTGGGGCAGCCTACACTAGACGCATGGAACTACAACCGGGTGATGAGTTTGAAATTTCCTTGGGACGCAAGCACATCTACCTAAAGCAAGTCGATCCTGAGGACGATGAATAA